A single genomic interval of Lucilia cuprina isolate Lc7/37 chromosome 2, ASM2204524v1, whole genome shotgun sequence harbors:
- the LOC124418514 gene encoding uncharacterized protein LOC124418514: protein MKVLIIIIIIGFILTQADVEIVDISPTQGIIPLKLGTARTITDYKHLIHIINLDSYADSIQEIEKTISHFETTQFAKIALKTTKLKLKELITKLNLLTPRNRQKRGLINALGSTIKFITGNMDYEDAEKLNRDIERLLMENGRINNTLNQQLILNTDMIKRFENITNHINNEQDIITASIKKMQDQTRNSLNPTINTITQIQHLNQINYNIDILTQHLNNIAEAIVLSKLNIIPKLILDPIEIIQIHKTLNNTINILSPEHIFELLELTAYYNNTNIIFNIKIPTLSNYKYTLYHIVPTPINKTLEIISEEYVLINENNSIFYKDKCKQLHYPH from the exons ATGAAGGtcctaataataataataataataggaTTTATACTGACACAAGCCGATGTTGAAATTGTTGACATTTCTCCAACACAAGGAATCATTCCATTAAAATTAGGAACCGCTAGAACAATTACCGACTATAAACACCTGATACATATAATCAATCTTGATTCTTACGCAGACAGTATACAAGAAATAGAGAAAACTATATCCCATTTTGAAACCACACAATTTGCCAAAATCGCtctgaaaacaacaaaactgaAATTAAAAGAACTCATTACAAAACTAAACCTATTAACACCCAGAAATAGACAAAAGAGAGGACTAATAAACGCATTGGGATCAACAATTAAATTCATAACCGGAAATATGGATTACGAAGATGCGGAAAAACTAAATAGAGACATTGAACGCCTATTAATGGAAAATGGACGAATAAACAATACACTAAATCAACAACTAATTCTCAATACTGACATGATAAAAAGGTTTGAAAACATAACTAATCATATAAACAATGAGCAAGATATTATAACAGCATCCATAAAAAAGATGCAAGACCAAACCCGAAATTCACTTAACCCTACAATAAACACAATAACACAAATTCAACATCTTAATCAAATAAACTATAATATCGACATACTCACACAACACTTAAACAATATCGCAGAGGCAATTGTATTATCTAAATTGAATATCATTCCAAAATTAATATTAGATCCTATAGAAATAATTCAAATTCACAAAACACTAAATAACACTATAAATATACTCTCACCTGAACACATATTTGAACTTCTCGAATTAACTGCATACTATAATAAcactaatataatttttaacataaaaatcccAACACTATCAAACTATAAATATACATTGTACCATATCGTACCAACACCAATCAATAAAACATTAGAAATTATAAGCGAAGAATATGTATTGATCAATGAGAATAATTcgatattttataaagataaatgtaaa CAACTACATTATCCTCATTAA
- the LOC124418515 gene encoding uncharacterized protein LOC124418515, with protein MSLRQKMWKEISEFWGRSIKRKVLCLFLFFNFLVGIKGADCKHRWKLLRDRFRKELKCMEAPSGSGMSYLQKWRFLQPMLFLKDSLAHRRTRDNACQQHIETN; from the exons ATGTCTCTACGACAAAAGATGTGGAAAGAAATAAGCGAATTCTGGGGAAGAAGTATTAAGCGTAAagttctttgtttgtttttgttttttaattttcttgttggTATTAAAGGAGCCGACTGCAAACATAGATGGAAACTGCTAAGAGATCGGTTTCGCAAGGAGCTGAAATGTATGGAAGCGCCATCAGGTAGTGGAATGTCCTATCTCCAGAAATGGAGATTCCTGCAGCCCAtgctatttttaaaagattctcTGGCGCATCGTCG aacTCGTGATAATGCTTGCCAACAGCACATTGAAACGAACTAG